The DNA region GTGTGGTAACAGTAAgaatggaatatcgtgaggggaaaaggcccttgagggagcccatttatgggaaaaggccccagagagagccccgaCGATCATATTCTATTCGAAaaaggataggccagggcccagttgaccggtgagaatgttgctggtgtcccccgccgcccactACTgcgtttcatgtagatggatccatcgactttttaaGGTTTAAGAAAAGTcgcaattaacgatctgaattcaacaaatgaaaaggaaaaggaTAAAGAaatggaaaaatgtttatgatcatgaaaaagattttatgttatgtcatgttgaggaaaaaggaaggaaaatgttaatgtttatgtgatgcatgtcatgaaaatgtttatgcttaaagttgatgcatcattatgaaaatgtttctatttaaagttcatgcatcataaaaaggtttacgaaaatgttaatgtttgaagtttatgcatcttcatgaaaacgatattttaagtacaagtatttttaactgttatatgttgactgtattacgtattacttgttatcaatgatatgacgtgttgagtctttagactcactaggtgtgattgatgcaggtgattatgatgattatgtttatggaggtcttgattattgatctgactggactgaaggtgcacataacccgaggaccgacgctagttttccgcactaattatgatttatgatttcaagttatgttaaaaatattttacgactttttagttatgttttgagaggttttttaGAGATTAAAGTATGggctgtatttctcaattataaagttggttgttttattttaaaatgatgtccaaaatattttatgaaatttttggtTGTTCAGCCGATGCTagggaggtttaaaaaaaatttgtagtacttttaaagcaataaaaagggcagacgtttcagtcatagtatgggttttttttttttttatgtgtaaaaattcatgtatgttgtacaaaagtttgagaaaaattggttggattgaatttgaaacgatttttagatctcaatatcggatgttgctgtcatttcgagtactgtgaattttcggtcgaattttttggaaaatctttcaacatataaaacgtattactttttaataccttcgatttgacagtaaattcgtaattttttgacAAGAAATGAGGGAGTTATGATGATTCTCGTGTTACTGCTCAGTTTCAAAAAATTTCGCGCagggtggcgctcgggcgcgagatctTACCGCTCGAGTGCCAGACCTTCTGGATGGGgtgcgctcgagcggtaagattttaTCACCCGAGCGAGAAACATTCtggaaaaaaaatgtttttttaatttttttgtcttGGGCAGACATGCATAATGTAATAGAATGTTAgatgtgcaaagaaaatattttatgtttttgaggtatgctaattatcttgtgatcaaatatgaacgggtttggaagctgGTGAACTGGGCcagggacctctccaccccgtaaaacatgaccggggatctcatgtatgtggtagtggacatctctgccagcccagtactgtgatttagtctgatcaggtgcactatgttatgggtcacttctTTGAAAgatatctctatgcaaaatgattatgtttatgtatgtccaagtatgcatgatgcaagcatgtatatgaaaagttttacgatatgtTGGCATGTCTACGTTTATGCAAatacgttcaagtttcagtatgtaTGATCtgctttaaaatgcatgtggttttattatgtattacttgttttCCCcgatttatacatgttgagtctttagaatcattagacttgatcgatgcaagtTAAGACGAGTATGAAGACGAGGTGTGTGGACCAATGAGGCTGATcggactgcgcaggaggctaaacccgaggatcgTCTgcgtttttaagaatttatgcatgttgattcaACTATACTGATTTTCACGAGATTGCTTTATGTTGTTTGAACCAGTCATTTTGGAAACTATATTTGTAatctttttatttcaaatattttggaCACAAGCAgattattttattgcaatttaaaagttaattatttatttaagaaaatttttattttttcgcaaattttaagtagtttaaaaaatacggtacgttactcTTAAACTCTCAATATTTTGCACTTTGGCCTTTCTAGTTTTTGATTTATGCAATGTAAGCCTCATAATTTTGTTTTCTTCGTTGTTAAgccttaaaatctttaattggtTCAATTCATTCATTTATATCCTTAAAAGCTTATATTTTATGCCCAATTTCTAAGATTCTCAACATCATCCCATAAATCCAACTAAGTTAGTGCATTTATAAGCACAAATTCTATAGCATTTTAGGGActttattttgtcgtattcgtGCTTATCTGGCATTTTTATTCCGAGTTTTGAGCTTAATTCGTTGTATTCTTGCTATTTGCAGGTTTGACCAAAAAGTGATAAAAGCCAACGAAAGGGAAAGAAAGTCAAGCTTCGCAATTCCATTTCAAAAACACCCGAAAAAATAGGGAATAGCACAAAGAACTGACacagaccccgtgtaagggtccgcgTCATAGAAGCCCAAAGAAGAGAAatacagagtctacacggaccccactCTGGACCTGTACCCAGGGCCCATGTCCATTATCTTCCGTACAGAGTCTACACGAACCCCACTCTGGATCCttacatggggtccgtgtccatgGTTTCCCGGACGGAATTTTACATGAAGAGGCACGGACCCTGACCCTGAGgtatacacggggtccgtgccctatGATATCAGCTTAAGATTTGGCGCAGATTTTAGGAAATTTTGGAAGATAATTATTGATGGGCTCgaaaataacatattttttttgtttgggGGCGAGGCTGGGTTTTTTGAAGAAAGATATATAAAAGAGGAAAACCTAATCGAGAAGGAACTTTTGACTTCTGGAGGCGGCAGCTAGAGCTTGGAGAAAACGAGAGGGAAATGCAATTCACAAGCAAAATTCGTGCATCATCGCTGAGATTTTCTcatcttttattttcttatttttattcatgAATTCGAATATTAGATTTGCTtctagttttgaatttatggagtGGTTTTTCTTGTGATCGGGACCACGATAGGGACAAACCGTTGATTTTGTTCATTCATTGGATTATTTGatttatgaattaattttatatcattGATTAATATTTGCATAATTTACTTGCATTTAATTTGGCAAGTTATTTGCATGTTAGTTGCTCGATCTTGACTCGAAAGGGAATAGATTGAATTTAGCTTCAATAATATttatcaacacatggttaaaccgactagaaatagtattcggtttcaatgTGCAATTTTAGGCGACAGCTGTGATTCCATCATTGATAAATgcatttttgtttaattaaattcagttagatttaattggactgttaaatgAAAATAGGATTATAAAGTCTAGAAATAGATTTATAGTTGAATTAAGGAATTACATTGTGACGTTGAATAATTCGTAGTTAGATAATTCCAATACGTGGCGATAATCAAAGTTTGGTACCGTTATATGTTCCCGGTCATTTTGTTGAAATTGAAAATCTCCAAGTTCCAACCTGCTCTGGAAATTTGATCTTACTTATTAATTTAGCATAATctagtttattttaattagtttaaGTTATCTCCAAATCACTTGTCATTGTTTGCTTAGATTAATTTGAATAATTTAAATCTTAGTACTTGAATAATAGTCtatgtgggatcgatacttggacgcatcgtccatttactataacttgattGAATCCGCTTGCTAGATGTATTCCCTACCGAAATAACAGTCTGAATGAAAAACTAATGACGCTACGGTTGTTGTTCAATTTGTCAAGAAAAATATCTTCTCACGTTTTGGCACACCTAGAGCCATTATTAGCGATGAGGGTACTCATTTTTGTAATCGTCAATTTGACAGTCTGTTGGCTAAGTATGGGGTCCGACATAAGGTGGCCACTCCTTATCATCTTCAAACTAGTGGCCAAGTCGAGGTATCGAACAGAGAACTTAAAcgcattcttgagaagattgtcGATGCTTCAAGGAAAATATGATCTACAAAACTCGACGATGCACTTTGGGCTTACCGCACTGCTTTAAACCCCCATTAGCATGTCTCCTTTTAGATTATTGTATGGGAAGTCGTGTCATTACCCGTAGAACTTGAACATAGGGCTTATTGGGATactaaattcttgaattttgatGCTAAAGCCACAAGTGACGAGAGAGTGCTGCAACTGAATGAATTGGATGAGTTTCGGTTGGATGCTCATGAGAACGCCAAGATTTACAAGGAGAAAACCAAACGTTGGCATGATCAAAACATCGTCCATCGAGAATTTGTGGTGGAACAAATGGTACTATTATACAATTCTCGACTAAAGTTGATGTCAGATAATTTGCGTTCACGGTGGTCAGGACCATACACTGTCACACAAGTTTTCCCTTACGGGACAGTAGAGATCACTAGTGAAGTAACTGGAGCATTCAAGGTGAATGAGCATAAGCTGAAGGCTTACCATGGTGGTACTATACCCGATGAACCGACCACCGTGGATCTGTAGGATCCAAATTGAATAAGGGAATACAGTCGGGCTATAGACTATAAAATTAGTgcttgctgggaggcaacccagtgtttagtt from Primulina tabacum isolate GXHZ01 chromosome 14, ASM2559414v2, whole genome shotgun sequence includes:
- the LOC142523847 gene encoding uncharacterized protein LOC142523847; its protein translation is MRIIVWEVVSLPVELEHRAYWDTKFLNFDAKATSDERVLQLNELDEFRLDAHENAKIYKEKTKRWHDQNIVHREFVVEQMVLLYNSRLKLMSDNLRSRWSGPYTVTQVFPYGTVEITSEVTGAFKVNEHKLKAYHGGTIPDEPTTVDL